TCGCGAGCCATGTGCTTTTCCTTAAGACTGGGGGAGGAGACGAATTCTCCAGCCCCATATGGGTATCATTGTGACCGCTTGAAGACCGCGGGGAAGGAAACCCCCTCCCCCGGCCCCACAAGCGGAACGGCTTACCAGCGGTAGTGCGAGAAAGCGCGGTTCGCGTCCGCCATGCGGTGCGTGTCTTCGCGCTTCTTCACGGCGTTGCCGCGGTTGTTCGCCGCATCCATCAGCTCACCCGACAGACGTGCTGCCATGGTGGTTTCCGGACGACCGCGCGCTGCACCGATCAGCCAGCGGATCGCGAGTGCCTGGGCACGCTCGGGGCGAACCTCGACCGGCACCTGGTAGGTCGCACCACCGACACGGCGGCTGCGAACTTCGACCTGCGGCTTGATGTTTTCGAGGGCGGCGTGGAACAGCTCGACCGGGTTGGCCTTTGCCTTTTCCTCGACCACGTCGAGCGCGGTGTAGACGATACCTTCTGCAACGGCCTTCTTGCCGTCATACATCAGGTTGTTCATGAATTTCGAAAGGACCTGATCGTTGAATTTCGGATCAGGCAGGATTTCCCGCTTCTCGGGACGACGACGACGACTCATTGATTATCTCCTAAGTCCCGTGGATTACTTCGGACGCTTCGCGCCATACTTCGAGCGCGACTGCTTGCGATCCTTGACACCCTGCGTATCGAGCACGCCGCGAAGGACGTGGTAACGAACGCCGGGAAGGTCGCGAACACGGCCGCCGCGGATGAGCACGACACTGTGCTCCTGCAGGTTGTGGCCTTCGCCCGGGATGTAGGAGATGACTTCGCGCTGGTTGGTCAGGCGAACCTTGGCAACCTTGCGCAGAGCCGAGTTCGGCTTCTTCGGAGTGGTCGTGTAGACACGGGTGCAAACGCCGCGCTTCTGCGGGTTCTGCTCCATTGCAGGGACCTTGGACTTGGCCTTCTGCGGAACGCGGCCCTTGCGGACCAGCTGGTTAATAGTCGGCATGAGTTCTCTCTTCACCGTTTCGATGGCGGCAACTAGCGGGTTTCGGGATGGTTCGTCGGGTTCGTGCCAAGCGCCGCACCGACGCCGCAAAGGGCACCTGGGCGGTCTGTACGCACGAGCCTGAAACGCTCCACCCATCGGCCCACACGGCCACCGGGTTACTTTGACGGCTGCCCCGAGCGAAACTGGTTCGCTGCAATAGAAAAGAGCCTTATCGCATCAGCGACAGGCCCCCGGGTCATGACCGGCAATGTTCAGCTCTATCTGGCCAGCGTTGGTTTCGCACGGGGCGATTCCCTCACCGGATGGCCGCGCACATAGTGTGGGAGGGGGTATTGGTCAAGCCGTGCCGCCCTCTTCGGCGCTCAACTGACGCAGGTGCTCGGCCACTGCAAGGTCGAGGTCCTGGTAGACGTAAGGCCCCACATGGTAAGACCGCGCTATACGCTCGGTAATCTGCGGCGGCCTAGGTTGTGCCGGATGGCGGACCGCGCCGCCTTCGTCTTCCCAGGATTTGACCGGATCGACCGGTTCGACCCATTCGATAGACACAGGCGCTTCCGTATCGCCGGCATAGCTGCCGTAGATGATCGTTTCCGGCCGGTTGACCGTTTCATCCGGCTTGCTGGCGCGCAACGTATCCCGCAGCCCGCGTATGCGGGCGGCGTATTCGGCGACCTTGGCGAAATGGCCGTCCTGCGCCTCTGTATCGCCGGAAGCAGAGGCTTTCATCACCGCAATCTGGTGCTTGTGTAGCAGTTCATTGAGATCCATGGCTCGCCTCCTGCGGCAACCGTCAGGAAATTCGGGCGCATCCTTGCGACGCGCCCGAAAAATCATGCATCAGCCCTGCTGCTTGCTGGCCTGTTCACCCTGGTTGCCTGCGCCCTGTTCTTCCTGGCGAAGGTTGATGGCCTGCGGCTTCCCGCCGCCAACCTGCTTCGTTTCGTAACCGAAGCGCTGGCCCTGCTGGGGAGCGGAGGATTCCGGCTTGAGATCGGCCTTGGCGAAATGCAGCACATCGCCGCCCTTTTCGGGAGTGATCATGCCCTCGCCCTTGCCGCTGTCGTAGTTCTTGATGGTGCCATAATGAGTCATGGGAATAGTCCTTCGATTTCGCGCAGGCGTTCATCAGCGACCGCTTGTGCGCGGGCTAGAAGGCGAAATGGAAAGAAGAGAGGACAACTGGCCCTCGGGACCGTCGATTGCGACTGGTAGCTAAATCTAAGATGGGGAGTTTTCGCCGGATTACAAGGCGGTGGAGCTGTTTGGCTGGCCGGGCCTGAAACGCTCCACCGATCGGCCCACATCGCATTAGCGGAAGGCCCCCGGGCCATGACCGGCAACGTTCGGCTCTATCTGGCCAGCGTTGGTTTCGCACAGGGCGAATCCCTCAGCGGATGGGTGGGCGCAAAGTGTGGGAGGGGGTTTGGGTCAAGGGATGGGGACGCTCCACACCAAATCCACAACTTCAAACTGCCCTGAACTTCAAGTCTGAAAAAATCAATATTAAGACGTAAATAAAGGAGATATCGAGTAATGACAGCAGAAGTGGCAATCATGAATAAGGGAGCGATTGCACTTGCAGCTGATTCCGCCGTGACAACGGGACAGGCTGGTCGTGAAAAGATATTCACGGGCGCCAACAAGATATTCACGCTCAGCAAGCATCATCCGATCGGCATAATGATTTACGGCCATGTCGAACATTGCGGCGTACCATGGGAAACTATCATTAAATCATTCCGGACAAAGCTGGGGGCCGAGGCTTTCGCGACGGTGAAAGAGTATGTTGAGGAGTTTAAGGCATATATATCGTCGCCAAATGTGTTCGATGAAAAACAGCAAGTCATCAACGTTATTTTCAGCTGCTCCCACACCTATTCATCGATCCAAGGAACGATGAAGAGAGCTAGTTTTCAGGGGACGAAAACAGAATGTATGGCGCAAGCGATTGAACAAGTCGAACAAAATGTCTTGGAAACCGAATATCTCGAAAATTACAAAAACTATTCGTATTGGCATTTCTCGAGAAAATATGGCGCCGCAATCGATACCTATCTAGACCAGAATCCTTTCAACCATGAAGCAATCCCGAGAAAATTTCGAGGTCGCTTCAAAAAACTTGTCCATCAACATATCTGCAGTCAGTACTACAGTCGCCTCTCCACTGGTATTGTGGTCGCTGGCTTCGGCGCGGAAGAACTTTTCCCGACATTGTGCCATTTGCGAGTGGATGGAGGGGTCGAGAACAAACTTCGGATAATGGAGCATGAACCGGTCGACATCGCACGAGATGGCGAGACCGTTCACATCGAAGCTTTCGCTCAAGAGGATGCGGTCGATGCCTTCGTGAATGGAATCGACGACGGATACGCAAATTTCTCTCGTGGGATGTTGGCTGGTTTTGTGATGGCACATTCTCAAGAGATATTAGATGAGCACACTCAGCTGTCAGAAGATGAGAAACTTGTTACGCTCGCAATGATAGAGCGCTCTCTACCAGAATCCTTGAATGACCTTGACTCACAGCTCGCAAGCTTCTCTTACAAAAGATATCGAACCCCAATTGAGGAGGTTTTGCGGTTTGCGCCCAAAGATGAAATTGCGCACGTTGCAGAATCATTCGTGAACCTTACTTCTTTAAAAAGAAGGGTCTCGGGCGATCCTGAAACCGTCGGCGGAGCGATTGACGTAGCTGTGATCTCTAAGGGTGACGGGTTCGTATGGATCAAGAGAAAGCACTATTTTCAACGCGATTTGAACCAGCAGTTTTTCCAAAACTATTTCGGTGATTGAAATGACAAAAATCAAGTTGAGCATTAAGCAAATGCGCGCCTATTTGATGCTGTCAAATGGCGACACGCGAAGTAGACAGAAAAACCAGCAATTCTACGATGATTTTTCGCTTGGGTACTCGAAAGGTCAAGAATCCTATATGCGTTCCATGCACGGGAAAATTATCGAACAAGCAGAATAGTTGCCTTGAGTTCTCTGCGAACAGAATACTGCGATTTCTATGACCCCTCAAAATGTCTATATCGTTGTTAGGCATGGCGAGCAGGCGCTTTCGGTCAAGCTAGGAAGCTGGACAATCAGCGCGTTTTGTTTTCCTGAGGACACCGTTTACGCCACACTTCGCTGGCCAAATAGAATTTCCTTACTTCGCATTTTTTATTTTCGTCCCTCAAACGCCGGGCGCCGCACATCCGTGCGGCTTGGCTTCCTCGCATAAGCTCGGGCGGGCGGTCGCCCTTGCGGCGTGCTGGGAGCACGCCGTGTTTCGCCAGAGTTGAAGGGTTGCACCCCCACCCCATCCCACTGATTTCACACCACATGAAAAAAAATGTGGCACAAATTTGTCATTGATGCGTAGTATGGTCGAAGCGCGGGTTGCCGCGCTCGGAATCCACTTAAAGGGGAATACCACATGAAGTTCAACAAACTGGCAATCGTCGCCGTTTCGGCAGCCGCTCTCTCGCTCGCAGCTTGCGCCGAAAGCGAGCAGGAAGCTCAGGAAGACCTGGCTGAACAGCAGGCTGAATCGCAGGAAGACCTCCTTGAAGAGCAGGCCGACCTCGCAGAAGCACAGGGCGACGAAGCAGCTGAAGAAGCTCTCGACGCACAGGCAGACGCCATGGGCGAAGCCGGCGACGCAGCTGAAGACGCTGTCGACGAAGGCATGTAAGCCACACAGCCCGCGGTTCACTCCGCAGGCGACAAAAAGCGGTGTCCGTCGAAAGACGGGCGCCGTTTTTTTTGTGGGTTTTTTGTTTTCGCCCTCAGGCGCCGGAAGTTTTTTGTTTGCGCCCTCAGGCGCCGGGCGCCGCACGTCCGTGCGGCTTGGCTTCCTCGCATAGGCTCGGGCGGCCGGTCGGCCTTGCCTTCGCCTTCGGCTCGGATTTGGCGCTTATCCGATAGCTGTTTCCTACTTGATGGCTTTCTGCATCTTGGCTCGGCCTATGAACGAAACCACTCGTGTTACGCCTCGACAGGCGACTTCTGCCGTTGCCAATCCCGGGCCGGAGCTTGATCCGGACGATCCTCTCCTCGACTTCGCGCCCTATATTCACAAGCAGCCGCGGCGTAATTCCATCACGCCGGACCTGCAGCGCCGCTTCGTCGCCACGCTGGCGGCGACGGGGATTGTCGTGCAGGCGGCGCGGTCGATCGGGAAGAGCATGGAGGCGCTCTACAAGCTGCGTGCGCGGCCCGGGGCGGAAGGGTTTGCCGCCGCGTGGGACGAGGCGGTAGGATATGGCGTCTGGCGGCTGGAGGATTGCGCGATCGAGCGCGCCCTGACCGAAGGGTACTACAACCCGCGCGCCAATTCGCTGCTCTGCTTCGTCCTCGCCTATCGCGGCCGCTATCGCGAGGACGTGCGCAACATCGTCCCCGGGCACATCACCTACGAGCGCATTCGCGACGAGGTGCTGGCACAAGAGGGGCTGGTCTAGGCCGCGCGGCCCCGCATGGAAGGGCTTAGCCGCCTGCCGACCCTGTGCTATGCCGCCCGCACAGACGAAGGAGCCGACCCATCGCCGACGATCCCCCCTCCCCCGGATACGTGCCTTGGCGCGGTGGCTGCGGGCCGGGTTCGATCACCACCGCGATCGAGGACGGCCGCCGCGTCTGCATCCGCCGCGTGGACCGCGCGGACGAGGCGCTTATGCGCGCAGGCATAGAGCGGATGTCGCCGCACTCGCGCTATCTGCGGTTCTTTTCCGGAATGCGCACCCCGCCCGACTGGGTGATCGACCGCCTGCTCGACGCGGACGGGGTAATGCACCTCGCCTGGGGCGCGCTCGACCTGTCGGAAGACCCGCCGCGCTCCGCCATCGGTGCCGTCCACGCCTTCCGCGACGAGGAGGATCCGGAATGCGCGGAGTTCTCCGTCGCGATCATCGACGATTTCCACGGCCTCGGCCTCGGCAAGCTGCTGACGGCGACGATCCTGCTCGACGCGCGCGAGGAAGGGATCACGCGCTTCCATGTCGAAACGCTGAGCGAAAACCGCAGCGCGACGCAGTTCACGCGGATGCTGGGCGGTGTGGGGAGCGGGACGGTCGACGCCTCGCGCGGATTTGTGGTCGAGATCGACGAGGCACTGACACGGTTGCGGCAGCAGGCCGACCCGCCCGGCATCGCGCACGTCTTCGCAGCGTTCGAGAGCTAGGCCCGCTCGCTCGCCAGCAGGCCGTACACCGCCACATCGCGAAGCCCTGCGTGGGTCGTCTCATGCTCCCGAAACAGCGCCTCGCGCGTGAAGCCGAGCCGTTCGAGCAGGCGGATGGAGGGGGTGTTGTCCATGTCCACCTCGGCGGTGAGCTTGCGCAGGCCGCTCGCGAACAGGTGATCGACCAACGCCGCAGTGCATTCGCGCGCCACACCCCCGCCCTGCCGGTCCATGCAGGTGACGTAGCCGATCTCCTCGACCCCGTACTCATGGGCGGGCACGGAGACGAACCGCCCCGCAACGCGCCCATCCGCATCCTCGGCGATCCATGTTCGCCCGTTCCAGTCCGGCTCCGCCAGCCAGCCCCACAGTTCGTCCTCGGAAGTGAAGGCTGGACGGGTCAGGTAAAGGCACTGCGCCTCGTCCGCGAAGGTCGGGAATAGCGCAGCCGTGTCCTCACGCCTTAGCGGGCGCAGGGTGAAGCGGTCGGTACGAAGGGTCTCTACGCTGCGCATGGACTCAGCCAGCGCGGCGATCAGGCCGTCAGGAAGGCGACCAGCGCCTTGACCTTCTTCGTGCGCCATTGTGGCGTCGGGGCGACCAGCCAATAGGCACGCGTGCCTGGCTCGGGCCCGTCGAGGACTTCGAGCTGGCCCGCCTCGATCGCTTCCTTGGCGAGCAGTTCCGGCAGGATCGCCTTGCCCAGCCCCGCCATGGCGCCCGAGAGCGCCTGCCCGGCATTGCTGACCGTGACGTGCGCCACGGTGCCGTCCTGCAGCGGCAGGCCCCAGTCGATCCACTTGTCGGGCGCACCGGGCGCCGCAACCGTCACGCGGCGCGCGGCAGCCAGCTCGACGCCCTGCAGGTCTCCCGGCCCGTCGACCAGCCGGATGGCGCAGTCGAGATTGGCCTCGGTGAAATCGGCGTTCTCGTCGGCTACGAAAGTGAACTTGATGTCGGGGTTCGCCTCGGCAAACTTCGCGAGGCGCGGAGCGAGCCACTGGGCGTAGAATTCGCGCGGGCAGGCGACCGTGTAATTGTCGCTCGCCTGGCCAGCCTGCATGGCGGAAACGCTTTCCTCGAACTTGAGGAAGCCTTCGCGCAACGCGTCGAGCCCCGCCGAACCTTCCTGCGTCAGCTCCAGCCCCTTGCTGGTGCGCCGGAACAGGACGGTCCCGAGGTGGTCTTCCAGCGCGCGGATCTGCTGGCCCACGGCCGCAGGCGTCACCGCAAGCTCGTCCGCAGCGCGGGTAAAGCTCAGGTGACGGGCAGCGGCGTCATAGACGCGCAAAGCGTTGAGAGGCAGGTGCGTGCGCTTCATGGTTCCACGCGTTTAGCAATGTTGCGCCGCAAAACAAGATTGCGGCAAGACTATGTCCCGACGTGCGTCAGAGCGCGCCTTCGAGCCACTGCTTGAGCTGGCCCTTGGGAGCCGCGCCCCGCATCTGTGCCGCCGGCTGGCCATCCTTGAACAGGACCAGGTATGGGATCGACTGGACGCCCATCTGGCCGGGCACGCCGGTGTTTTCCATGATGTCCATCTTGGCGATGGTGACCTGGTCGGCCATTTCTTCGGAAAGTTCTTCCAGCGCCGGAGCGATCATCTTGCACGGCCCGCACCATTCGGCCCAGAAGTCCACGAGAACGGGCTTGTCGCTGTCGAGGACGTCTTTCTGGAAGCCTTCGTCGGTTACGTTGATGGTGGCCATGGGATATCTCCTGAATTCGTGTTTGCCGCCGATGTGGGGCGGCTTGGTCAATTACTCAACGGGCGGCAAGGCAAAGCTTTCCTGCCGATCCGGAAACGCGGTCTTGTAGGGCGCGATGGAGGCTGCGGGCAAGGCGATCAATTGCGGCGTCTGGGTATAGAGCACGGCGGCCTCTACCGCCCTGCCCGGATAGATCGCTTCGAGCGCCGCAACATAGGCGGCCATCTGGCGCATCGTCGTCTCCGGTATCGCACCGAGCGAAGCAGGCGGTCGGCGCGCGGTCTTGAAATCGACGACGGTGACCTTCTCCGCTGTCACCAGCAGCCTGTCCGCCGTACCCATGACAACCTGTCCCTGCACCGTTGCAGCCAGCGGTATTTCCGCAAGCGCATCAGGGCCGAAGATCGAGGCAAACTCCGGCGTCTCCAAAACCGCGCGCGCGCGTTCGTACATTTCGCGCCGCTCCGTCTCGACAAGATCGGGCGCCTGTCGGGCCAGCCAGTCCAGCGCTCTCGCCTCCCTCTCGCCCTGCGGCACTTCGGGAAGACGTTCCAGCAAGGCGTGGATCAGCACACCGCGCCGTGCGGCTCCGGCGGCAATTTCCGGAGGTAGCGGCGGATCGCTGCCTTCGACTTCGCCAAGCCCGGACGGGGCAAGCGGACGCGGCGGTCGCGGCTCCGGCCCTACGGGAGTCGATGCCCAGCGTGGCAATTCCACTTCGGAAACGGAACGCGACACCGGTTCGGGTAGCTTTGCATCGCTTAGGCCGCCCCATTCGTAACGCGCGCCCCACAAGTCATCCGCAAGCGCGTCGTCCGGGAAAAGCGGCTTTAGCCGGGCGTACCAGCTGTCCTCATGCGGACCGTTCTTCGCATCGCGCGGACCAAGCGATCCGCCGATGAACAGCGCCTCTTCCGCGCGGGTCATCGCGACATAAAGCAGCCGCCAATGCTCCTCCAGGGCGGCGGACGAGGCGACGTCCTCTGCCTCGCGCAGGGGGCCAACCTTCTCGTCCTTCCTTAGGCCCGGGACGGGAACGGCAAATTTCCGCTCGCCACCCAGCGGCGCATCTTCCAGCTCGAGATCGCCAGACCCGTCGGGGCCGATTGCAGCATCGGCAAGGATTACAATGGGTGCCTGCAAGCCCTTGGACCCGTGCACGGTTATCACGCGCACCTGGTCGCCACCCTCGCCTGCCTCGCGCTTGATCTCGCCTTCGCCAGCATCGAACCAGCGGATGAAGCCCTGAAGGCTCGCGACGTGGCTTGCGGCATAGGCGTTGGCGGCGTTGAGCAGCTCGTCGATAGGGTCGTTTGCCTCGCGCCCGAGGCGGGACACGAGCTTGCGCCGACCATCCATAGGTCCGACAAGAATCCAGTGCAGCAATTGCTGCGGCGTGTCGAAATCTGCGCGGCGCAGGATTTCGCGCAATGCGTCGAGTGACTGGACGACCGTCGGGTCGTCGCTCTGGCGCAAATGCTCCCACAGCCGAACGCCTCTTTCGCGGTAGCCATGCTTCAGAAGATCGTCCTGCGACCAGCCGACCAGCGGCGAGACGAGCAGGCTCGCCAGGGTGAGATCGTCCAGCGGCTGAGCGGCAAAACGGATTGCCGCCATCAGGTCCTTCACCGCCAGCGGATTGCCCAGCCGCAACCGGTCCACCCCGGCGACCGGCACACCGTGACGATAGAGGCGCGCGACGATCAGCGAAGCGAGGTCGCGCCTCTTCCTGACGAGAACCATCACATCGCCGGGACCGGCGCGGCGAGGCGCGCCATCCTTCACCAGCGGGAAGCCTTCTTCCATCCACCGCTTCACCTGGCGGGCAATACGGTCGGCCAGCTTTCGATCGTGTTTGCCGAGCCAGCTTTCGTCTTCCTCGCCCTCTTCCATCCCGCTGTCGGCATGGACAGTGTTCCAGAGCGTGACGAGGCCGGGGCGATCCTGCCCGTCGTGTTGTTCCGCCTCCCGATCGAGGCCCAGTTCGGCAGAGCCGATCGCCTTGATGGCCTCGTCCACGAAATCGAGGACGTTGTCGGCGGTGCGGAAGCTCTGGCCGAGGCCGTATTGGCGCAGATATCGCGGATCGGGGGCGCCGCGCGCATCCTGCGCGGCATCGGCGGTGCGCCGCATTTTTTCCGCATAGCGATCGCGCGCTTCGGCGAAATTGCGTGGGCTGGTGCCCTGGAAGCCGAATATCGCCTGCTTGAAGTCGCCCACGGTGAAGATCGTGCGGATCCGGTCCGAGCGCGCACCTTCACCGGAGAAGAAATCGTCCGTCAGCGCCTCGATGATCTGCCACTGGGCGCGGTTGGTATCCTGCGCCTCGTCGACGAGGATGTGGTCGAAACTGCGGTCGAGCTTGTAGCGAATCCAGTCCGCCACCGCCGCATCGGACAGGAGATGTGCTGCACGCTGGATCAGATCGTCGAAATCGACCAGCCCTTCACGCGCCTTTGCCTGTTCCCAGCGCAGGGCGAAGGCGCGTCCAGCCTCCAGTTGAGGTGCGAGGAAATCGGCAAGATCCAGTAAGGCGCGGCGTTCGGCCACCTGCTGGATACCCTCCTGCACGCGCCCGATGTATTCGCCATAGGACGGATCGATCTTTTCGAGATTGGACAGCCGGCTCGGTTCGCCCTTCTTGGTGAGCAGCGTGCCGTAGAAGCCGTCGAGCATGGCAAGGCGCTGATCGGACCCGGCCGCCAGCCAACCCGCCGCGAAATCGGCGTTCTCGAGCCCGGTTTTCGTTCCCCATTCGCCATTGATGCGACTGCACGACTGCAGGCTTGCAACCGGGAAACTCTCGTCGCTGCACGCCTCGGCGACCCATTCGGGTCCGGCATCGGAAGGAACATCCAGAACGCGCCTTACGGCACCGGAGAGGTCGCCCTGCCATTGCGGCTGGTACCATAGGTCGAGGAAGCCGGCGCATTTCATCAGCCAGCCGCGCACGGCATCCGCGCCCTTGCGTCGGCTCATTTCGCCGATTGCGGCGAGGAAGCGGGGATCGCCTTGTTCGAGCAGGTGGCCAAGTACGTCCCGGCTCAGCAAATCTCGCTCGCGGTCCTCCATCGGCTGGCTGCCGGGAAGGATTTCCGCCTCTGCCGGGAAGGCAGCGAGAAGGTATTGCGCGAAAGCGTGGATCGTATCGATCCTGAGGCCGCCACCCGGGCAATCGAGCACCCGCGCGAAGAGCGAGCGTGCCCGTGCGCGGGTGTCCGGATCGCTTCTTGCGCCCAGATTGCCGAGTTCTTCCGCCAGCTGCGTGTCGCTCATGCGGACCCAGCGGGCCAGTACCTCGTTGACGCGAACAGACATTTCCGCCGCGCCCGCCTTGGTGAAAGTAAGGCACAGGATCTGCGAGGGATCGGCACCCGGCTCCAGCAGCAGGCGCAGCACGCGCGCGGAAAGCACCTGCGTCTTGCCGGTGCCCGCGCTGGCCGACAGCCAGACGCTTTCCTGCGGGTCCACCGCGTCCATCTGGTGGCCCTGAAGAGGATAGACCTTGCCGCTCATGCCGGGCCTTCCTCGGCGTCTTCTTCGGCGTCCATGTGGGGGAGCCACTCTTCCAGCCGCATCAGCTGGTCGTACGTGTCGTAAGCGGGATAATCCGGGTTAAGCCGCGCGGTGAACGGCGCATCCCCCTTGATCCAGCGATTGATCGCATCGGTGAGGTAAGCTTCCGACTTGGGCAGGAAATCCTCCGGCTCGATCCCGCTACGCTTGCTGCCGACCTTCAGCGGCGTTTCGACGTAACCGAAGCCGAATTCGTTGCTCTCCGATTTGGCCTTGCCCAGCGACCAGTATTCGAAGGCGCTTGCCTCGCCCGTGACGCCCTCAAAGCCGCCCCGCCCGGCCATCATTCCGAGCAATCCAAGCTGCAATGCAAAGCCCTGTTCGACCATCTTCGATGAAGGCGGCGATCCGGTCTTATAGTCGACGATTGCCAGGCTTCCGTCGGAAAGCCGGTCAAGGCGGTCGATCTTGCCGTGCACTCGCACACCCTCGACGTGCATATCGCCCCAGGCTTCTACCGCGACCACTTCGCGATCCGTGTAGCCTGTGATTTCGCTTTCAACCCATTCCAGCGCCTTCTGGAGGCGCGGTTGCCACAAGCCGCGCATCAACGGGTGGACATTGTGGTCATCGAAGACCGCTTCCATCACCTCGGCCATGGGCGGCTTGGGATCGGCCTGGTGCCAGCGCTCCAGGATTTCGTGAGCGACCGTGCCCTGCCACGCAGCAGACGGCTCTGCATCGAGCGCGTCGAGATCTTTCAGGCCGAGGATCTGCTGGGCATAGAACTGGTAGGGATCGCCGCGCAGCCGGTCGAGCGCGGTGGCGGAGATCGCGACTTTGCGCTGCTCTGCATCGGGCAAGGGTTTCGGACGGGGATAGACCCCGGCATCGGGAGCCCGCGACATGGCGCGCGCCAATTGTACGGCCTGCGTTTCCTCGTGGCGTGGCAGCTGGTCGCCAAGCAGCGCCTGCACGCGCAGCAGGAAGCGGCTGGGAATGGCAGGGCCGCCCTCGTCCCGTGCCGCGCGACTAAGCACCACTTCCGGCCCACCGAGGGCACCTGCAAGGTCATGCGCGGACAGGCCGATGCGGAAATCGCCGCCCGGCACGCCGAGTGTTCGCAGGACCGGAGGGGCGAGCAGCGCATCCACGCTCCCTCGCGCTGGCCACACGCCTTCATTGAGGCCTGCGCAAATGACGAGGTCGGCGCGGTTCATCCGCG
This DNA window, taken from Qipengyuania seohaensis, encodes the following:
- the rpsG gene encoding 30S ribosomal protein S7; translation: MSRRRRPEKREILPDPKFNDQVLSKFMNNLMYDGKKAVAEGIVYTALDVVEEKAKANPVELFHAALENIKPQVEVRSRRVGGATYQVPVEVRPERAQALAIRWLIGAARGRPETTMAARLSGELMDAANNRGNAVKKREDTHRMADANRAFSHYRW
- the rpsL gene encoding 30S ribosomal protein S12 — protein: MPTINQLVRKGRVPQKAKSKVPAMEQNPQKRGVCTRVYTTTPKKPNSALRKVAKVRLTNQREVISYIPGEGHNLQEHSVVLIRGGRVRDLPGVRYHVLRGVLDTQGVKDRKQSRSKYGAKRPK
- a CDS encoding cold-shock protein; protein product: MTHYGTIKNYDSGKGEGMITPEKGGDVLHFAKADLKPESSAPQQGQRFGYETKQVGGGKPQAINLRQEEQGAGNQGEQASKQQG
- a CDS encoding GNAT family N-acetyltransferase, coding for MPWRGGCGPGSITTAIEDGRRVCIRRVDRADEALMRAGIERMSPHSRYLRFFSGMRTPPDWVIDRLLDADGVMHLAWGALDLSEDPPRSAIGAVHAFRDEEDPECAEFSVAIIDDFHGLGLGKLLTATILLDAREEGITRFHVETLSENRSATQFTRMLGGVGSGTVDASRGFVVEIDEALTRLRQQADPPGIAHVFAAFES
- a CDS encoding GNAT family N-acetyltransferase; the encoded protein is MAHEEGQGAGRLPDGLIAALAESMRSVETLRTDRFTLRPLRREDTAALFPTFADEAQCLYLTRPAFTSEDELWGWLAEPDWNGRTWIAEDADGRVAGRFVSVPAHEYGVEEIGYVTCMDRQGGGVARECTAALVDHLFASGLRKLTAEVDMDNTPSIRLLERLGFTREALFREHETTHAGLRDVAVYGLLASERA
- a CDS encoding LysR substrate-binding domain-containing protein is translated as MKRTHLPLNALRVYDAAARHLSFTRAADELAVTPAAVGQQIRALEDHLGTVLFRRTSKGLELTQEGSAGLDALREGFLKFEESVSAMQAGQASDNYTVACPREFYAQWLAPRLAKFAEANPDIKFTFVADENADFTEANLDCAIRLVDGPGDLQGVELAAARRVTVAAPGAPDKWIDWGLPLQDGTVAHVTVSNAGQALSGAMAGLGKAILPELLAKEAIEAGQLEVLDGPEPGTRAYWLVAPTPQWRTKKVKALVAFLTA
- the trxA gene encoding thioredoxin, which produces MATINVTDEGFQKDVLDSDKPVLVDFWAEWCGPCKMIAPALEELSEEMADQVTIAKMDIMENTGVPGQMGVQSIPYLVLFKDGQPAAQMRGAAPKGQLKQWLEGAL
- the addA gene encoding double-strand break repair helicase AddA — translated: MSGKVYPLQGHQMDAVDPQESVWLSASAGTGKTQVLSARVLRLLLEPGADPSQILCLTFTKAGAAEMSVRVNEVLARWVRMSDTQLAEELGNLGARSDPDTRARARSLFARVLDCPGGGLRIDTIHAFAQYLLAAFPAEAEILPGSQPMEDRERDLLSRDVLGHLLEQGDPRFLAAIGEMSRRKGADAVRGWLMKCAGFLDLWYQPQWQGDLSGAVRRVLDVPSDAGPEWVAEACSDESFPVASLQSCSRINGEWGTKTGLENADFAAGWLAAGSDQRLAMLDGFYGTLLTKKGEPSRLSNLEKIDPSYGEYIGRVQEGIQQVAERRALLDLADFLAPQLEAGRAFALRWEQAKAREGLVDFDDLIQRAAHLLSDAAVADWIRYKLDRSFDHILVDEAQDTNRAQWQIIEALTDDFFSGEGARSDRIRTIFTVGDFKQAIFGFQGTSPRNFAEARDRYAEKMRRTADAAQDARGAPDPRYLRQYGLGQSFRTADNVLDFVDEAIKAIGSAELGLDREAEQHDGQDRPGLVTLWNTVHADSGMEEGEEDESWLGKHDRKLADRIARQVKRWMEEGFPLVKDGAPRRAGPGDVMVLVRKRRDLASLIVARLYRHGVPVAGVDRLRLGNPLAVKDLMAAIRFAAQPLDDLTLASLLVSPLVGWSQDDLLKHGYRERGVRLWEHLRQSDDPTVVQSLDALREILRRADFDTPQQLLHWILVGPMDGRRKLVSRLGREANDPIDELLNAANAYAASHVASLQGFIRWFDAGEGEIKREAGEGGDQVRVITVHGSKGLQAPIVILADAAIGPDGSGDLELEDAPLGGERKFAVPVPGLRKDEKVGPLREAEDVASSAALEEHWRLLYVAMTRAEEALFIGGSLGPRDAKNGPHEDSWYARLKPLFPDDALADDLWGARYEWGGLSDAKLPEPVSRSVSEVELPRWASTPVGPEPRPPRPLAPSGLGEVEGSDPPLPPEIAAGAARRGVLIHALLERLPEVPQGEREARALDWLARQAPDLVETERREMYERARAVLETPEFASIFGPDALAEIPLAATVQGQVVMGTADRLLVTAEKVTVVDFKTARRPPASLGAIPETTMRQMAAYVAALEAIYPGRAVEAAVLYTQTPQLIALPAASIAPYKTAFPDRQESFALPPVE